In one window of Cytophagaceae bacterium ABcell3 DNA:
- a CDS encoding M3 family metallopeptidase, which yields MNPLLQKFNTPFGTPPFEEISNKHFMPAIKEGIKKGKEEVQAIVSNTESPNFQNTIEALEKSGELTGRVASIFFNLNSAETNDEIQALAREISPLLSEYSNDIMLNKELFAKIKSVHDKKDTLPLSPEEKTLLEKTYKSFVRNGANLSEDKKKRLREIDKELSQLSLMFGEHVLKETNNFTLEVKEEKDLSGLPGFVIEAAAETAKEMGKEESWVFSLQFPSYIPFITYADNRELREKMFRAYGSKAFKGDENDNQEIILKIIRLRHERANLLGYSSHADFVLEERMAKSPAKVFQFLDNLLKYAKPVAEQEVRELEVYAQSLNGPEKLQRWDVAYYSEKLKKEKFSIDDELLKPYFKLENVIDGVFKVAGRLYGLQFKALDNVQVYHPDVQVFEVLDEHNKHVAVFYADFFPRSGKRNGAWMTSFRGQKRENGNDIRPHIAIVCNFTKPTGSQPSLLTFNEVKTLFHEFGHALHGILADGKYESLSGTSVFWDFVELPSQVMENWVYEKESLDIFARHYETGETIPEELIEKIKDSATFMEAYQTVRQISFAKLDMGWHTENAPKVNNVSTHEQGLQKDTELLPTVEGTNASCSFSHIFQGGYSSGYYSYKWAEVLDADAFEFFQEKGIFNKDTADLFKKHVLSAGGSEHPMELYKRFRGKEPSPEALLRRAGILK from the coding sequence ATGAATCCACTTTTGCAAAAGTTTAATACCCCATTTGGGACACCACCGTTTGAGGAAATTAGTAACAAACACTTTATGCCTGCCATAAAAGAAGGCATAAAAAAAGGGAAAGAAGAAGTTCAAGCCATTGTTTCAAACACTGAAAGCCCAAACTTCCAAAACACAATTGAAGCTTTAGAAAAAAGTGGCGAGTTGACCGGAAGGGTTGCTTCTATTTTCTTCAACCTCAATTCTGCTGAAACTAATGATGAAATTCAGGCATTAGCCCGGGAAATTTCACCGCTGCTTTCAGAATATTCTAATGACATCATGCTCAACAAGGAGCTTTTTGCAAAAATCAAGAGCGTACATGACAAAAAAGACACTTTACCGCTTTCTCCAGAAGAGAAAACCCTACTAGAAAAAACATACAAAAGCTTTGTACGTAATGGGGCAAATCTTTCTGAAGACAAAAAAAAGCGACTAAGGGAAATAGATAAAGAGCTCTCACAGCTTTCTCTAATGTTTGGAGAGCATGTGCTAAAAGAAACCAACAATTTTACGCTAGAAGTAAAAGAAGAAAAAGATTTGTCTGGCCTTCCTGGTTTTGTCATAGAGGCGGCAGCGGAAACAGCCAAGGAAATGGGCAAAGAAGAAAGTTGGGTTTTCTCTTTACAGTTTCCAAGCTATATACCTTTTATCACTTATGCAGACAACCGGGAACTGCGAGAAAAAATGTTCAGGGCTTATGGTTCAAAAGCTTTTAAAGGAGACGAAAACGATAACCAGGAGATCATTCTTAAAATCATACGCCTGCGACATGAACGAGCCAACCTACTAGGCTATAGCTCACATGCCGACTTTGTACTTGAGGAACGTATGGCAAAGTCGCCAGCAAAAGTATTTCAATTTCTGGACAACCTCTTAAAATATGCCAAACCGGTAGCGGAACAAGAGGTAAGGGAACTTGAAGTGTATGCTCAATCACTTAATGGACCAGAAAAACTGCAAAGGTGGGATGTGGCCTACTATTCCGAAAAACTGAAGAAGGAAAAGTTTTCCATAGATGACGAATTGCTAAAACCTTATTTTAAGTTAGAAAATGTCATTGATGGTGTCTTTAAAGTGGCAGGTAGGTTGTATGGGTTGCAATTTAAAGCATTGGACAATGTTCAGGTTTATCATCCCGACGTACAAGTGTTTGAAGTTTTAGACGAACACAACAAGCACGTGGCAGTATTTTATGCTGACTTTTTCCCTCGAAGTGGCAAAAGAAATGGTGCTTGGATGACATCTTTTCGAGGTCAAAAAAGAGAAAATGGCAATGATATACGACCTCATATAGCTATTGTGTGCAACTTTACAAAACCAACAGGCTCACAACCCTCTTTACTGACCTTCAATGAAGTCAAGACACTTTTCCACGAATTTGGCCATGCCCTACATGGCATACTAGCCGATGGAAAATACGAAAGCCTTTCTGGTACCAGTGTATTCTGGGACTTTGTAGAACTGCCGTCACAGGTGATGGAAAATTGGGTATATGAAAAAGAAAGTTTGGACATTTTCGCCCGACACTATGAAACTGGTGAAACCATCCCAGAAGAGCTGATTGAAAAAATTAAAGACAGTGCCACCTTTATGGAAGCTTATCAAACAGTAAGGCAAATTAGCTTTGCCAAGCTGGATATGGGCTGGCATACAGAAAATGCGCCTAAGGTCAATAACGTTTCCACCCATGAACAAGGGTTACAAAAAGATACAGAACTTCTTCCTACTGTAGAAGGCACCAATGCAAGCTGTTCATTTTCGCATATTTTCCAAGGAGGCTACTCATCAGGTTATTATAGTTACAAATGGGCAGAAGTATTGGATGCTGATGCTTTCGAATTTTTCCAAGAAAAAGGAATCTTTAATAAAGATACAGCCGACCTGTTCAAAAAACATGTCCTCAGTGCAGGAGGGAGCGAACATCCAATGGAGCTATATAAACGGTTCCGTGGCAAAGAACCATCTCCTGAAGCTTTGCTAAGAAGAGCAGGAATCTTAAAATAA
- a CDS encoding porin family protein — protein MKCTKAFVSTLLFLTFVTTKLDAQDLDIKAGIRGGLNISNLQGGGASGDNTFRPGFHLGAYGEIPLSDDLGVIVEMLFSQEGTITRGARPHHYVRINYLKIPAMVSYSFAPGFKGIAGFAFSAPVYARHREGRDGRERNFIDDIHNQVISFPLGVIYEMESGLNVGARFDLGLSAIGGDGARSNLLMLSIGYALK, from the coding sequence ATGAAATGTACTAAGGCATTTGTTTCCACATTGCTGTTTTTGACATTTGTAACCACAAAACTCGATGCTCAAGATCTTGATATCAAGGCAGGTATCCGTGGCGGCTTAAATATATCCAACCTACAAGGTGGCGGCGCAAGTGGCGATAATACATTTAGGCCTGGCTTTCATTTGGGAGCATATGGTGAAATCCCACTTAGTGATGACCTAGGTGTTATCGTGGAAATGCTTTTTTCTCAAGAAGGCACGATTACAAGAGGAGCGAGGCCGCACCATTATGTTAGGATTAACTACCTAAAAATTCCTGCAATGGTTTCTTATTCTTTTGCTCCTGGTTTCAAAGGTATAGCGGGCTTTGCTTTTTCGGCACCTGTATACGCACGTCATAGAGAAGGAAGAGATGGCCGTGAAAGAAACTTTATCGATGATATACACAACCAGGTAATTAGCTTTCCGCTAGGAGTTATTTACGAAATGGAAAGTGGCTTAAATGTAGGCGCGCGTTTTGATTTAGGCTTATCTGCTATTGGAGGAGACGGTGCTAGAAGCAACTTGCTCATGCTTTCTATTGGGTATGCACTGAAATAA
- the modA gene encoding molybdate ABC transporter substrate-binding protein: MRILIILFLSTLMCTCQPNEAQQEQNGQSLMLYVGAASKPPVEELAAMFEEMHGIKIHVNFGGSGYMLSQMKLAQKGDIFFPGSSDFMEIAKNDDLIYPETEEQVVYLVNAINVQNGNPKNIKKLKDLSQPGLKVAIANPEGVCVGAYAVEIIEQSFNEEQKAQFRKNIVTYTESCDKTATIIALKGVDAVIGWSVFQHWNPAQIESIALDREEIVRIGYIPIAITKFSKKKELAQEFIDFVTSEKGKEVFRKYQYFSSIDEAVDYIGTEKPVGGIYEVPATWLSK; encoded by the coding sequence ATGAGAATACTGATCATACTTTTTTTATCTACCCTAATGTGCACTTGCCAGCCCAACGAGGCACAGCAAGAGCAAAACGGCCAAAGCTTAATGCTTTATGTAGGTGCCGCCTCCAAACCGCCTGTAGAAGAACTAGCCGCCATGTTTGAAGAAATGCATGGAATAAAAATACATGTAAACTTCGGAGGTTCTGGGTATATGCTTTCTCAAATGAAATTGGCGCAAAAAGGAGATATATTTTTCCCTGGGTCTTCTGACTTTATGGAAATAGCCAAAAATGATGATTTAATTTACCCTGAAACTGAAGAACAGGTAGTTTATCTGGTCAACGCCATTAATGTACAAAATGGCAACCCGAAAAATATTAAGAAACTCAAAGACCTTTCCCAGCCTGGCCTTAAAGTAGCCATTGCCAACCCAGAAGGTGTATGTGTGGGGGCTTATGCTGTAGAAATTATAGAACAAAGTTTTAATGAGGAGCAAAAAGCACAGTTCCGAAAGAACATAGTCACCTATACCGAAAGCTGTGATAAAACTGCTACTATCATTGCACTAAAGGGAGTGGACGCTGTCATTGGGTGGAGTGTTTTTCAACATTGGAACCCTGCACAAATTGAAAGTATTGCATTGGACCGAGAGGAAATAGTCCGGATAGGCTATATCCCAATAGCGATCACAAAGTTCAGCAAAAAGAAAGAACTAGCGCAAGAGTTCATAGATTTTGTCACCTCTGAAAAAGGAAAAGAAGTTTTTAGAAAATACCAGTATTTTTCCAGCATTGACGAAGCTGTTGATTATATTGGCACTGAAAAGCCAGTAGGCGGCATTTATGAAGTGCCCGCAACATGGCTAAGTAAGTAA
- a CDS encoding ABC transporter permease, translating to MGFRKLTIISTFSILLLYGIIIISVFFYFDGQAMVDSFTNRRIINAITNSLYAATLATILASALAIPAAYALSRFSFPLKFWVDTFLEFPLIVSPAALGAMLLIFFQTPAGSFITENIVDFVFVFAGIVLAQFVTIIGISTRLMKAVYDEVPKRYEQVARTLGASHQKAFLTVTFPLAKKGLISTVILTWAKAVGEFGATITLAGSMPMKTETLPTAIFMRLSVADIEGTVVLILILLGISLSLLIVTRLLLLRK from the coding sequence ATGGGATTTAGAAAACTGACCATCATATCGACTTTTAGCATTTTATTGCTTTATGGCATAATCATAATTTCGGTATTTTTTTATTTCGATGGCCAGGCAATGGTAGATAGCTTTACCAATAGAAGAATCATCAATGCCATAACCAACAGCCTCTATGCGGCCACCTTGGCAACCATACTAGCCTCAGCACTCGCCATACCGGCTGCTTATGCCTTGAGCAGGTTTTCCTTTCCTCTCAAATTTTGGGTAGACACTTTTCTGGAATTTCCCCTGATAGTTTCTCCTGCCGCCTTGGGAGCCATGCTGCTTATCTTTTTTCAAACACCTGCCGGCAGCTTTATCACTGAAAATATAGTAGACTTTGTATTTGTTTTTGCGGGTATTGTACTTGCACAATTTGTAACAATCATTGGCATTTCCACCCGATTAATGAAAGCTGTTTATGATGAAGTGCCCAAACGCTATGAACAAGTAGCGCGAACCTTGGGCGCTAGCCACCAAAAAGCTTTTTTAACAGTAACTTTCCCTTTGGCAAAAAAAGGCCTGATATCGACAGTAATATTGACTTGGGCTAAGGCAGTTGGCGAGTTTGGCGCTACCATCACTCTTGCTGGCTCTATGCCTATGAAAACAGAAACATTGCCAACAGCTATTTTCATGCGTTTGTCTGTAGCAGATATAGAAGGTACTGTGGTTCTAATTTTGATATTGCTGGGCATTAGTTTATCCTTGCTCATAGTAACACGCCTTTTACTTCTAAGAAAATGA
- a CDS encoding OmpA family protein yields the protein MILQRVLTVSLLLLITYTYAYSQVSSVIHQDDFSDNETGWRLLNGREDQSEIKNGKLRWKRKSTTGAGIYNYFNLINDKLEYSAEADFSVLKPGSEYGFMIGTDQENAVYCLIKNMKYRIVLAQKGKGSLLQDPSTSFKVKPTGNTLKVVVKGNTLGFYSNDNLLSEVSIPPNFGKAVGFALWENSSVDIKDFVLKGAKLPINVVPNLAYEFPAENLGDGVNTQYGELTPVVTPDGRGLYFTRTYSPDNIGGASDYQDVYYSRYIDGKWSKAKNIGAPVNNDAPNAVCSVTPDGNTLLLMNTYDAQGTTNSMGVSMSRKTKDGWSVPENLQIRNYYNKSTFNEYFLSNDKQILLLALERDDTEGSRDIYVSFKEGPDNIWSTPKNLGSIINTPGTELSPFLAADNSTLYFSSTGHPGYGKNDIFITRRLDDSWTNWSEPQNLGEPVNSKGMDAYYSIPASGEYAYFVSEENSIGKSDIMRIKLPVAVKPKPTVLVYGRVLNSKTKEPISTGITYRILETDKEVGIAHSDPEDGSYKISLPYDQVYTFFAEKHGFYSVRDSISVPKIKEYMEIERDIYLTPLEPGEDIPLRNVFFVRSQDKLLPTSFPELDKLVAMLKDNPTVEIELGGHTDGVGSAEGLRRLSERRVETVVEYLVSNGISKKRVTGKGYGGSKPIAPNDTEENRRKNRRVEFKIVSM from the coding sequence ATGATTTTACAAAGGGTCTTAACTGTCAGTCTATTACTCTTGATTACTTATACCTATGCATATAGTCAAGTTTCCTCAGTTATTCACCAAGACGATTTTTCTGATAATGAGACCGGCTGGCGTCTTTTGAACGGCCGTGAAGATCAATCAGAAATAAAAAACGGTAAATTGCGGTGGAAGCGTAAGTCTACTACGGGTGCTGGTATTTACAATTACTTTAACCTGATCAATGATAAGTTGGAATATTCTGCCGAAGCTGACTTTAGTGTTTTGAAGCCGGGAAGCGAATATGGTTTTATGATAGGCACAGATCAGGAAAATGCAGTGTATTGCTTGATCAAAAATATGAAGTACAGGATTGTCCTTGCCCAAAAAGGAAAAGGTTCTTTGTTGCAGGATCCTTCTACTTCGTTCAAAGTTAAGCCTACAGGAAATACGCTAAAGGTAGTTGTAAAAGGGAATACCTTAGGTTTTTACTCCAATGACAACTTGCTATCAGAAGTCTCTATCCCTCCCAATTTTGGAAAGGCCGTAGGTTTTGCTCTTTGGGAAAACTCGTCTGTAGATATCAAAGACTTTGTACTGAAAGGGGCTAAATTGCCCATCAATGTTGTTCCTAACCTAGCTTATGAGTTCCCCGCAGAAAATTTAGGCGATGGAGTAAATACACAATACGGTGAGCTGACGCCTGTGGTAACACCTGACGGTAGAGGTTTGTATTTTACCCGCACATATTCTCCTGATAACATTGGTGGAGCGTCAGATTATCAGGATGTGTACTATTCCAGGTATATTGACGGCAAGTGGAGCAAAGCAAAAAACATAGGGGCGCCTGTAAACAACGATGCCCCTAATGCAGTATGCTCTGTTACCCCAGACGGTAATACACTCTTGCTTATGAATACTTATGACGCTCAGGGTACTACAAATTCCATGGGGGTATCTATGAGCCGGAAGACTAAAGATGGCTGGAGCGTGCCAGAAAACCTGCAGATTAGGAATTACTATAATAAAAGTACTTTTAACGAATACTTTCTAAGCAACGATAAGCAAATACTATTGTTGGCATTGGAAAGAGATGACACAGAAGGTTCTAGAGATATTTATGTGTCATTTAAAGAAGGCCCCGATAATATCTGGTCTACTCCCAAAAACCTAGGTTCTATCATTAATACACCTGGTACTGAGCTGTCTCCTTTTTTGGCAGCCGACAACTCTACCTTGTATTTCAGTAGTACGGGTCATCCTGGGTATGGTAAAAACGATATTTTTATCACCAGAAGACTTGATGATTCTTGGACTAACTGGTCAGAGCCTCAAAATTTAGGCGAGCCTGTTAATTCCAAGGGAATGGATGCGTATTACAGTATACCGGCTTCTGGAGAGTATGCATATTTTGTTTCAGAAGAGAACTCTATAGGTAAAAGCGATATTATGAGAATCAAGCTGCCTGTAGCTGTTAAACCAAAACCGACAGTGCTGGTTTATGGAAGGGTGTTGAACAGTAAGACTAAAGAGCCTATAAGTACAGGTATCACTTATAGGATTCTAGAAACAGATAAGGAAGTAGGTATTGCACATTCAGACCCTGAAGATGGAAGCTATAAAATTTCCCTCCCTTATGATCAGGTATATACTTTTTTTGCAGAAAAACATGGTTTTTATAGTGTAAGAGACTCTATATCTGTTCCTAAAATTAAAGAATATATGGAAATTGAAAGGGATATTTATCTAACGCCTTTAGAGCCAGGAGAAGATATTCCTCTTAGAAATGTATTTTTTGTCCGTAGTCAGGATAAGTTGTTGCCCACCTCCTTTCCTGAACTGGATAAGTTAGTGGCTATGCTAAAGGATAACCCAACAGTTGAAATAGAATTGGGAGGCCATACCGATGGTGTTGGTAGTGCAGAAGGCCTTAGAAGGCTGTCGGAACGCCGGGTGGAAACGGTGGTTGAATATTTAGTGTCTAATGGTATAAGCAAGAAAAGGGTTACTGGAAAAGGGTATGGCGGCAGTAAGCCTATTGCTCCAAATGATACAGAAGAAAACCGCCGTAAGAACCGTAGGGTGGAATTTAAGATAGTAAGTATGTGA
- a CDS encoding carbon starvation protein A gives MSLVLLLLISGAILLTAYFTYGRFVVRKLNINNKNITPAHTHKDGVDYIPSKPFVVLGHHFASIAGAGPIIGPIIAVTFGWVPAVIWILVGGIFFGAVHDLGSMVASIRHEGKSIGVIIRQHIGQRGKQLFLIFSFSTLILVIAVFADIIAKTFVNNPGVASSSILFIVLAIVFGAVNKLTKGSKIAFLLSSILGVLLMYYFVYLGVQIPFLQSYQVWVVVLLVYASIASVIPVSFLLQPRDYLSSFLLYGLMIFAVVGVLIANPEIQMDTHVQVKSESLGYVFPVLFVTIACGAISGFHSLVSSGTTSKQINKEGDAKVIGFGGMLIESFLAIISIGTVIIINRSEYVSQLSALGPVSMFSDGLGGTISSTGINADLAITFVALTISAFALTTLDTCTRLARFTFQEFFEDSESKTVKQISQNRYMATFFVVVLSILLLLSGGFTSLWPVFGSANQLLAALALLAVAVWLIKTKRNAWFVLVPMFFMFAVTLSSLFMLAVNNFNNGIYTLSVIASLLFLLSIVLIILARKSLKKETEVENAPVSP, from the coding sequence ATGAGTCTTGTCCTTTTACTGTTAATTTCCGGCGCTATCTTACTAACAGCTTATTTTACCTATGGCAGGTTTGTTGTTCGGAAACTCAACATAAACAATAAAAACATTACCCCTGCGCATACCCATAAAGATGGAGTTGACTATATACCCAGTAAGCCATTTGTTGTTTTGGGGCATCATTTTGCCTCTATTGCAGGTGCAGGCCCAATTATAGGCCCGATTATAGCAGTAACTTTTGGTTGGGTGCCGGCGGTAATCTGGATACTGGTGGGCGGTATATTTTTTGGCGCAGTACATGACCTTGGCAGTATGGTTGCCTCTATTAGGCATGAAGGAAAGTCCATAGGTGTTATTATCCGTCAGCACATTGGTCAGAGGGGCAAGCAACTGTTTTTAATTTTTAGCTTTTCTACTCTTATTTTAGTCATTGCGGTTTTTGCTGATATAATTGCCAAAACTTTTGTTAACAACCCAGGTGTAGCTTCTTCCTCTATTCTGTTTATTGTCTTGGCCATTGTTTTCGGAGCGGTGAATAAGCTCACAAAAGGCAGTAAAATAGCATTCTTGCTTTCTTCCATTCTAGGAGTGCTACTTATGTATTACTTTGTGTATTTGGGCGTGCAGATCCCCTTTTTACAGTCATACCAAGTTTGGGTCGTGGTCTTGTTGGTTTATGCCTCTATAGCTTCTGTTATCCCAGTTTCATTTTTGCTACAACCCAGAGACTATCTTAGCAGTTTTTTGCTTTATGGGCTCATGATATTTGCAGTAGTTGGAGTGCTTATTGCTAATCCAGAAATTCAGATGGATACCCATGTACAGGTTAAGTCAGAAAGTTTGGGATATGTATTTCCGGTGCTTTTTGTTACCATTGCTTGTGGTGCCATTAGTGGGTTCCATTCTTTAGTGTCATCAGGAACTACTTCTAAACAAATCAACAAAGAAGGCGATGCCAAAGTAATAGGTTTTGGAGGAATGCTTATAGAATCGTTTTTGGCTATCATTTCTATTGGTACTGTAATTATAATCAATAGGTCAGAGTATGTTTCCCAGTTGTCAGCCTTGGGGCCTGTAAGCATGTTTTCTGATGGTTTGGGCGGAACTATATCCTCTACTGGCATAAATGCGGACTTGGCCATTACTTTTGTTGCGCTCACAATTTCTGCTTTTGCGCTTACGACCTTGGATACTTGTACAAGGCTCGCCCGTTTCACTTTTCAGGAATTCTTTGAGGACAGTGAGAGTAAAACAGTAAAACAAATAAGCCAAAACAGATATATGGCCACTTTTTTTGTGGTAGTACTATCAATTCTGCTTTTGCTTTCGGGTGGTTTTACTTCCCTTTGGCCGGTTTTTGGGTCGGCTAACCAGCTTTTGGCCGCCTTGGCCTTGCTGGCTGTAGCTGTATGGTTGATAAAAACCAAGAGAAACGCCTGGTTTGTACTGGTACCGATGTTCTTTATGTTTGCCGTAACCTTGAGCTCTCTGTTTATGTTGGCTGTCAATAATTTTAACAATGGTATTTATACCCTTTCGGTTATCGCCAGCCTTTTGTTTTTGTTGTCCATTGTGTTGATCATTTTGGCAAGAAAAAGCCTCAAGAAAGAAACCGAAGTTGAAAACGCTCCCGTTTCACCATAA
- the tnpA gene encoding IS200/IS605 family transposase, whose translation MANTFTQIHIQTIFAVKNRTSLIQKSWKCDLYQYISGIIQNNNHKVLAINGMPDHIHIFFGMRPSQSLSSLIQDVKACSARWVNCSSMVRGKFEWQSGYGAFSYSKSQVPNVISYIENQEIHHQKKSFIEEYHDFLLKFNIQYDPKYTFQKIL comes from the coding sequence ATGGCTAATACTTTCACTCAAATCCATATTCAGACAATATTTGCTGTAAAGAATAGGACAAGTTTAATTCAAAAAAGCTGGAAATGCGACTTGTATCAATATATTTCTGGAATTATTCAGAATAACAACCATAAAGTTTTAGCTATAAATGGGATGCCTGACCACATTCATATATTTTTCGGAATGAGGCCTTCACAGTCATTGTCTTCTTTAATACAAGATGTAAAAGCTTGTTCTGCGAGGTGGGTTAATTGTAGTAGTATGGTTCGAGGCAAATTTGAATGGCAATCAGGATATGGCGCTTTTTCATACTCAAAATCACAGGTTCCCAATGTTATTTCATACATTGAAAACCAAGAAATTCATCATCAGAAAAAATCTTTTATAGAGGAGTACCACGATTTTCTTTTAAAATTTAATATCCAATACGACCCCAAATATACCTTTCAAAAAATTTTGTAA
- a CDS encoding aminotransferase class I/II-fold pyridoxal phosphate-dependent enzyme, which yields MKTTVLNQINEIVTTARQHGLGQIVTEDKYYDGKNITVDNKNLLNFGSCSYLGLETDQRLKVSAIDAIMKYGIQFSSSRHFVSCSLYDEYEILLQQIFGAHIAYTTSVSLGHHGVIPIIVRENDAIILDQQVHASVQDAAFKMKAYGIKIVVIPHNDMAFLKKTIEELEGSCNNIWYMIDGVYSMYGDYPPVDTIKEYLDSYDSFHLYADDAHGMGWAGKHGRGFLLSQMDLHPKMVMATSLNKAFGAGGGLFIFPDKETKDMVRNCGGPFMFSGPHQIPVIAAGIASAKIHLSSEIYDRQEELKSKIAHCQSMLEKYNLPIVSNPTSPIFFIGAGKMEVGYKLVKKIIDAGFYVNISVFPTVPKQCTGLRFTITTHHSYEDIENLAKVIAQSLPEALSEEGSSLAEVCQAFDKVPTFIINKEKMLIG from the coding sequence ATGAAAACAACCGTCCTAAACCAAATTAATGAAATTGTCACAACCGCACGCCAGCATGGACTTGGTCAAATTGTTACTGAAGACAAATATTACGATGGTAAAAACATTACTGTTGATAATAAGAACTTGCTCAATTTTGGATCTTGCAGTTATTTGGGTCTAGAAACAGACCAGCGGCTAAAGGTTTCAGCCATTGATGCCATAATGAAATATGGTATACAGTTTTCTTCTTCTCGTCACTTTGTTTCATGTTCTCTTTATGATGAATATGAAATATTGTTACAACAGATTTTTGGTGCTCATATAGCTTATACAACCTCTGTTTCCTTAGGGCATCATGGTGTAATTCCCATCATTGTAAGAGAGAATGATGCCATTATTTTGGATCAACAGGTTCATGCAAGCGTACAAGACGCAGCCTTCAAAATGAAAGCTTATGGCATAAAGATAGTGGTAATTCCCCATAATGACATGGCCTTTCTGAAAAAAACCATTGAAGAGTTAGAGGGTAGCTGTAACAATATTTGGTATATGATTGACGGTGTTTACTCTATGTATGGAGACTATCCTCCTGTAGACACCATCAAAGAATACCTTGACTCGTATGACAGCTTTCATCTTTATGCTGATGATGCCCATGGAATGGGCTGGGCAGGTAAGCACGGAAGGGGCTTTTTGTTGAGCCAAATGGATTTGCACCCTAAAATGGTCATGGCTACTTCGCTCAACAAGGCATTTGGAGCTGGTGGTGGTTTGTTTATTTTTCCTGACAAAGAAACCAAAGACATGGTAAGGAATTGCGGAGGTCCTTTTATGTTCTCCGGCCCTCACCAAATTCCGGTTATCGCAGCAGGAATTGCTTCTGCCAAAATCCATCTTTCTTCGGAAATTTATGACAGACAAGAGGAGTTGAAATCTAAAATTGCACATTGCCAAAGCATGTTGGAGAAGTATAACTTACCAATTGTATCAAACCCTACTTCTCCTATATTTTTTATAGGTGCTGGTAAAATGGAGGTAGGATATAAGCTAGTGAAGAAGATTATTGATGCTGGATTCTATGTAAATATCAGTGTCTTCCCTACGGTTCCTAAGCAATGTACGGGATTAAGGTTTACAATTACTACTCATCATTCGTATGAAGATATTGAAAACCTGGCTAAAGTAATTGCTCAAAGCCTGCCAGAAGCCCTTTCGGAAGAAGGCTCAAGTCTTGCTGAAGTTTGTCAGGCTTTTGATAAGGTCCCTACCTTTATAATAAATAAAGAAAAAATGCTGATTGGCTAA
- a CDS encoding tryptophan-rich sensory protein: MSKNLIFLVTSSASFALVLAANYLSNTDIIGEKSVGEVSQMYPTLITPAGYAFSIWGIIYLFQAAFVAFLWYEWLKKGRDSTLKKSWGWFTLANLANALWVILWVNDFPGLSVILMLLLLFSLLSIVVKLNMEKWDAPLSTLAFVWWPFSIYTGWIILATVVNVSAFLVSIGWEGGMLSPSIWAIVLIAISTIIYVLFIYYRNMREAALVGAWGLVAIAVRQQSSAVSASALTCAAILFLYAAYQGYLNRETSPFKKFLRKEF, translated from the coding sequence ATGAGTAAAAACCTAATTTTCTTGGTCACCAGTTCCGCCAGCTTTGCTCTTGTCTTGGCTGCCAACTATTTATCCAATACTGATATAATTGGCGAAAAGAGTGTAGGAGAGGTAAGCCAAATGTATCCTACATTAATTACCCCGGCAGGGTACGCATTTTCTATATGGGGTATAATTTACTTATTTCAAGCAGCATTTGTGGCTTTTCTATGGTATGAATGGCTAAAGAAAGGTAGAGACAGCACTTTAAAGAAATCTTGGGGATGGTTTACCTTGGCCAATCTCGCTAATGCGCTATGGGTGATCCTTTGGGTCAATGACTTTCCTGGCCTTTCCGTTATACTAATGTTATTATTACTATTTTCATTACTAAGTATAGTTGTGAAATTAAATATGGAGAAATGGGATGCCCCATTGAGTACCTTAGCATTTGTATGGTGGCCGTTTAGCATTTATACAGGTTGGATCATTTTGGCCACAGTCGTCAACGTTTCAGCCTTTCTGGTAAGTATTGGTTGGGAAGGAGGGATGCTTTCGCCATCGATATGGGCAATAGTCCTGATTGCCATTAGTACCATTATTTATGTTTTATTCATATATTATAGAAATATGAGAGAAGCTGCGCTGGTAGGAGCTTGGGGCTTAGTGGCCATAGCAGTACGTCAGCAAAGTTCAGCAGTAAGTGCCAGCGCATTAACTTGTGCAGCCATTTTGTTTCTCTATGCAGCTTATCAAGGATATCTAAACAGAGAAACATCTCCATTTAAAAAATTTCTTAGAAAGGAGTTCTAA